One Archocentrus centrarchus isolate MPI-CPG fArcCen1 chromosome 10, fArcCen1, whole genome shotgun sequence genomic region harbors:
- the tmem33 gene encoding transmembrane protein 33 yields MADANQQNPPPQLGPVQFLMSNKLETAMWLSRLFTVYCSVMFILPVLGPYAAANFYQRALLANALTSALRLHQRLPHFQLSRAFLAQALQEDSCHYLLYSLILVNSYPITMSIFPVFLFSLLHATTYTKKVLDTMGPNSMMFIRGLLDKLTSNQQNILKFIACNEIFLMPATVFMLFSGQGSLLLPFIYYRFLTLRYTSRRNPYCRTLFTELRILLEHFIMKPACPAFFRRMCLSSIAFISRLAPTGV; encoded by the exons ATGGCTGATGCAAACCAACAAAACCCTCCGCCCCAACTCGGGCCTGTG CAATTTCTAATGAGCAACAAGCTGGAAACTGCAATGTGGCTGTCACGACTTTTCACCGTCTACTGCTCTGTAATGTTCATTCTACCAGTTTTGGG ACCCTATGCAGCAGCTAACTTCTATCAGAGAGCCTTGTTAGCGAATGCCCTCACCAGTGCTCTTCGCTTACACCAGAGGCTCCCACACTTTCAGCTGAGCAGAGCTTTTCTGGCCCAGGCTCTGCAGGAGGACAGCTGCCATTACCTGCTGTACTCACTCATCCTGGTCAACTCCTACCCCATCACAA TGAGCATCTTTccagtttttctcttttccttgcTTCACGCAActacatacacaaaaaaagtaCTTGAT accATGGGCCCAAACAGCATGATGTTCATTCGGGGCCTGTTGGACAAACTGACATCCAATCAGCAGAACATCCTGAAGTTTATCGCCTGCAATGAGATCTTCTTGATGCCAGCCACGGTTTTCATGCTCTTCAG CGGCCAGGGGAGCCTATTGCTGCCTTTTATTTACTACCGATTCCTCACTCTTCGCTACACCTCCAGAAGAAATCCATACTGCCG caccttGTTCACCGAGCTGCGAATTCTTCTGGAGCATTTCATCATGAAGCCTGCCTGCCCCGCCTTCTTCAGGAGGATGTGCCTCAGCAGTATCGCCTTTATCAGCCGCCTCGCCCCCACGGGAGTCTGA